One Aquisediminimonas profunda genomic region harbors:
- a CDS encoding metal-dependent hydrolase family protein: MRRLVLALTMALSTPAAAETVAISAANMVDVVSGKRVERPLVIVTDGRISAVGTQGSLTVPAGAKRIDLGSKTLLPGLIDMHVHLTSLAEIGGYNGFKYTDSFWSAVGVGNARKTIDAGFTTVRNVGADQFQDVGLKEAVDGGWAVGPRIVPATYAIGATGGHCDSNALPPQYDRQEASVINSPDEARAKVRWLHKYGAEVIKICATGGVFSLGDSVGGQQLTFEEMKAIADEAHMLHLKVAAHAHGDEGIRTAILAGIDTIEHCSLASDETIKLAAQRKTWFSMDIYNDDYILATGTSNGTEQESLDKEKEIGLKQRQTFQRAVRGGVQMVFGSDAGVYPHGDNGRQFAKMVEWGMTPLQAIQAATVNAAQALGREADVGAIAVGRYGDMIAVDGDPLANVRELEHVAVVIKGGEVVKGAQ; the protein is encoded by the coding sequence ATGCGTCGACTTGTCCTTGCGCTCACCATGGCACTATCCACGCCAGCGGCGGCAGAAACTGTTGCCATCAGCGCAGCCAATATGGTCGATGTCGTGTCCGGGAAGCGGGTGGAGCGACCGCTCGTCATTGTCACTGATGGACGGATTTCGGCCGTGGGCACACAGGGAAGCCTGACGGTGCCAGCCGGGGCCAAGCGGATCGACCTTGGCAGCAAGACTCTTCTTCCCGGTCTGATCGACATGCACGTCCACCTGACGTCGCTTGCCGAGATCGGGGGGTATAACGGCTTCAAGTACACCGACAGTTTCTGGAGTGCCGTAGGCGTCGGCAATGCCCGGAAAACGATCGACGCAGGGTTCACGACCGTGCGCAATGTGGGTGCTGACCAGTTTCAGGATGTCGGGCTGAAGGAAGCCGTCGACGGAGGATGGGCGGTCGGCCCGCGCATTGTTCCGGCAACCTATGCGATTGGTGCAACGGGGGGGCATTGCGACAGCAACGCCTTGCCACCGCAATATGACCGGCAGGAAGCAAGCGTGATCAACTCGCCGGACGAAGCGCGCGCCAAGGTGCGCTGGCTGCACAAATATGGTGCTGAAGTGATCAAGATCTGCGCGACGGGCGGCGTGTTTTCGCTTGGCGATTCAGTCGGCGGTCAACAGCTCACGTTTGAGGAGATGAAGGCGATTGCCGATGAAGCGCATATGCTTCACCTCAAGGTCGCCGCGCACGCGCACGGGGATGAGGGCATCCGGACTGCTATCTTGGCCGGGATCGACACAATCGAACATTGCAGCCTTGCCAGCGACGAGACGATCAAGCTTGCAGCCCAGCGCAAGACCTGGTTTTCGATGGACATCTACAATGACGATTACATTCTTGCGACGGGTACATCGAACGGAACCGAGCAGGAAAGTCTCGACAAGGAAAAGGAAATCGGCCTGAAGCAGCGTCAGACTTTCCAGCGTGCGGTGCGTGGCGGGGTGCAGATGGTCTTCGGATCGGATGCCGGTGTTTACCCGCATGGAGACAATGGTCGCCAGTTCGCCAAGATGGTCGAATGGGGCATGACTCCCTTGCAGGCAATTCAGGCTGCGACAGTCAATGCGGCACAGGCTCTTGGCCGCGAAGCCGATGTCGGGGCAATAGCGGTCGGGCGCTACGGTGACATGATCGCAGTGGACGGCGATCCGCTTGCCAATGTCCGTGAGCTTGAGCATGTCGCCGTCGTCATCAAGGGTGGCGAAGTCGTCAAAGGCGCGCAATGA
- a CDS encoding PilZ domain-containing protein, with translation MASNADIRTHWDHDGRRAERLGVQMQAALRPSGAKKFSVDVIDISVVGVGFGTAANLHIGDRVWLTVPGMAGLESHVVWRNGHRYGCEFINPLYAAVLDHIVELYRKKD, from the coding sequence ATGGCATCGAATGCCGACATTAGGACGCACTGGGACCATGATGGTCGCCGCGCAGAAAGACTTGGCGTCCAGATGCAGGCGGCGTTGCGTCCATCCGGCGCAAAGAAATTCTCAGTTGATGTGATCGATATTTCAGTTGTCGGAGTCGGCTTCGGAACAGCCGCCAACCTGCATATCGGCGACAGGGTCTGGCTTACCGTTCCGGGCATGGCAGGCCTGGAGTCGCACGTTGTCTGGCGCAATGGCCATCGTTACGGCTGCGAGTTCATCAATCCGCTCTATGCCGCAGTTCTTGACCACATCGTTGAGCTCTATCGCAAGAAGGACTAA
- a CDS encoding TonB-dependent receptor yields MSRRVALLCVSALLISAQAALAQEAPDQSHGDHDEDSGEIVVTALLGRNQADLLAGTSVVSGEDLARELKPTIGETLSHQPGVSATSFGPNASRPVLRGFQGERVRVLADGIGSFDVSNTSVDHAVVINPLTADRIEVLRGPSALLFGSSAIGGVVNVVDSRIPRKVPDEAVHVDALATYGSAANERSGGARVDVPVADKFVLHLDSSYVKTGDLEIGGHVLTPALRAQAASSADPAIVALADLKDRLPNSAGRTWEIAGGAAYITSDVNLGFSVSRYDSLYGVPIRYSLDPAVTAESVRLDVKQTRFDTRAEYNPTSGFLEGIRFRGGYADYRHNELAEDGTINTTFNNTGGEARLELVQRERNGWKGAIGSQYVLRKVNIIGAEKFLPAIKTQQYGLFTVQSLDLGAIRAEAGGRIEHSVVSARADAILGNPDSRRSFTSYSGSLGASAEFAHGWRLGLNSSYTERAPAGEELFANGPHAGTQAFEIGNPGFAKEKSKGLEATLHGSGDGYSLSASLYYSWFKGFIYETPTGVIQDGLPVFQSRQAGAHHYGAEIEASVRVATIGAVKLNIDGVGDFTRATIRGGGPLPRIPALRLLGGFEAQSDRITGRVEVEWVGGQDRIAAFETPTKGYTMVNGSLAIKPFGTDSGIDVTLSANNIFDVVARRHASFLKDYAPLSGRDIRIGLRFAF; encoded by the coding sequence ATGTCGCGTCGCGTAGCCTTGCTTTGTGTATCAGCCCTTTTGATTTCGGCGCAGGCCGCATTGGCGCAAGAGGCGCCAGATCAAAGCCATGGCGATCATGATGAGGATAGCGGCGAAATCGTGGTCACCGCATTGCTTGGGCGCAATCAGGCAGACTTGCTGGCGGGAACGTCCGTCGTGTCCGGCGAAGACCTCGCCCGCGAATTGAAACCAACCATTGGCGAGACTCTCTCGCACCAGCCGGGCGTATCGGCGACATCGTTCGGGCCCAATGCTTCGCGACCCGTTCTCCGGGGTTTTCAGGGCGAACGCGTTCGGGTGCTGGCTGACGGGATCGGCAGCTTCGACGTGTCCAACACCAGTGTCGACCATGCTGTCGTGATCAACCCGCTGACAGCAGACCGTATTGAAGTCCTGCGCGGCCCATCCGCCCTGTTGTTCGGTTCGTCAGCAATCGGGGGCGTTGTCAATGTGGTCGACAGCCGCATTCCACGAAAGGTTCCTGACGAAGCGGTCCATGTCGATGCGCTGGCAACATATGGCTCTGCCGCGAATGAACGCTCAGGTGGAGCCCGCGTCGATGTTCCGGTTGCCGACAAGTTCGTGCTTCATCTGGATAGCAGTTATGTCAAGACCGGCGATCTGGAGATTGGCGGCCACGTGCTGACGCCTGCCCTCCGCGCGCAAGCGGCATCCAGTGCAGATCCCGCAATTGTGGCATTGGCCGATCTCAAGGACCGCCTTCCCAATAGTGCCGGAAGGACATGGGAAATTGCCGGTGGGGCGGCCTACATCACAAGCGACGTGAATTTGGGCTTCTCGGTGAGCCGGTATGACAGCCTTTATGGCGTTCCAATCCGTTACTCGCTAGATCCGGCAGTTACGGCAGAGTCAGTTCGGCTCGATGTCAAGCAGACACGATTTGACACGCGGGCCGAATACAACCCGACCAGCGGCTTTCTGGAAGGAATACGGTTTCGCGGGGGCTATGCCGATTATCGGCACAATGAGCTTGCCGAAGACGGCACGATCAACACGACTTTCAACAACACCGGCGGTGAGGCGCGGCTCGAACTTGTCCAGCGCGAGCGCAATGGGTGGAAGGGTGCGATCGGAAGCCAGTATGTCTTGCGCAAGGTCAACATCATTGGCGCCGAGAAATTCCTGCCTGCCATCAAGACGCAGCAATATGGTCTCTTTACGGTGCAATCGCTTGATCTGGGAGCAATCCGCGCAGAAGCTGGCGGGCGCATCGAACATTCCGTCGTCTCGGCAAGAGCCGATGCCATCCTGGGCAATCCCGATAGCCGAAGGTCGTTTACGTCCTATTCCGGATCGCTCGGCGCCAGCGCGGAATTCGCGCATGGCTGGCGGCTGGGTCTCAACAGTTCCTACACCGAGCGCGCGCCTGCAGGCGAAGAGCTGTTCGCCAATGGACCGCATGCTGGAACGCAGGCGTTCGAAATTGGCAATCCCGGCTTCGCAAAGGAGAAATCCAAAGGCCTTGAAGCGACGTTGCATGGCTCGGGCGATGGCTATTCGCTCTCCGCATCGCTCTACTACAGCTGGTTCAAAGGGTTCATCTACGAGACTCCCACCGGCGTGATCCAGGATGGACTTCCAGTCTTTCAGTCGAGACAGGCCGGCGCGCATCACTATGGCGCAGAAATCGAAGCCTCTGTGCGCGTCGCCACGATTGGTGCCGTGAAGCTCAACATCGACGGTGTGGGAGACTTCACGCGTGCAACGATCAGGGGCGGTGGTCCGCTTCCGCGCATTCCGGCGCTGCGACTTCTCGGAGGGTTCGAAGCACAGTCGGACAGGATCACCGGACGTGTGGAAGTGGAATGGGTCGGTGGACAGGACCGCATTGCGGCATTCGAGACGCCCACCAAAGGTTATACGATGGTCAATGGCTCACTGGCGATCAAGCCGTTTGGCACCGATTCCGGCATCGACGTTACCCTTTCAGCCAACAACATCTTCGACGTCGTTGCCCGCAGGCACGCCAGTTTCCTGAAAGACTATGCGCCGCTTTCGGGACGCGACATCAGGATAGGACTGAGATTTGCGTTTTGA
- a CDS encoding universal stress protein, whose translation MRTYLVIIDETEEAEIALRFAARRAAKTKGGLEILVIIPPQEFVAWGGVQATIENEAREHAEAIVRHAIDTLAQETPIVPKISMRTGDAVTAIRSALAENGEIGALVLAAAKSGHPGPLVSHFAGADSGTLPCPVMIVPGSLTNEALDRLS comes from the coding sequence ATGCGCACCTATCTGGTGATCATTGATGAGACGGAAGAAGCCGAGATTGCTCTTCGCTTTGCCGCACGCCGTGCCGCCAAGACAAAAGGCGGTCTCGAGATTCTCGTCATCATTCCCCCGCAGGAATTCGTTGCCTGGGGTGGCGTCCAGGCCACGATAGAAAACGAAGCGCGCGAGCATGCCGAAGCAATTGTGCGTCATGCCATCGACACGCTTGCGCAAGAGACGCCCATCGTACCCAAGATTTCCATGCGAACAGGTGACGCCGTCACAGCCATCCGCTCTGCACTTGCTGAAAATGGGGAAATTGGCGCGCTGGTCCTTGCTGCTGCGAAAAGCGGGCACCCCGGCCCGCTCGTCAGTCATTTCGCAGGAGCAGACTCAGGCACTCTTCCCTGCCCTGTCATGATCGTGCCCGGTTCGCTGACTAATGAAGCCCTCGACAGGCTGAGCTGA
- a CDS encoding phosphatase PAP2 family protein: MTENGAADVTDGRDSPAKPISGRLGILLLVLALALGLLVSFGVGQQADRTILKALAFRQNVTSDVLIAAAQWVTWAGAAGQRTFAMVVCAGWLLWRKRPYPALVMLVAPPLAGATSSILKEAFGRARPDVVPHLDLVTNLSFPSGHATNVMATLLLASLLLAKKRRHAWVALALVGAAAIGASRVLLGVHWPSDVIGGWFWGAGIALLALSVTQRLEGRQNANLSPILMSRPESGA; encoded by the coding sequence ATGACCGAGAACGGAGCCGCTGACGTTACAGATGGGAGGGATTCCCCAGCCAAGCCAATTTCAGGAAGATTGGGAATTCTCCTGCTGGTTCTTGCTCTGGCGTTGGGGCTGCTGGTGAGCTTTGGAGTTGGCCAGCAGGCTGATCGCACGATCCTGAAGGCATTGGCATTCCGCCAGAATGTTACAAGCGACGTCCTGATCGCGGCCGCACAATGGGTGACATGGGCTGGCGCAGCAGGTCAGAGGACATTTGCAATGGTCGTGTGTGCGGGTTGGCTGCTCTGGCGCAAACGCCCTTATCCAGCGCTTGTCATGCTGGTTGCACCGCCGCTAGCGGGCGCAACGTCAAGCATCCTCAAGGAAGCGTTCGGTCGGGCGAGACCTGATGTGGTGCCCCATCTGGATCTAGTGACAAACCTGTCCTTTCCCAGCGGGCATGCAACCAACGTTATGGCAACCCTGTTGCTGGCTTCGCTGCTGCTAGCGAAGAAGCGTCGCCATGCCTGGGTCGCTCTGGCGCTTGTTGGTGCAGCAGCGATCGGCGCGTCACGCGTGCTGCTGGGCGTCCATTGGCCCAGCGATGTCATTGGCGGATGGTTTTGGGGGGCAGGAATTGCCTTGTTAGCTCTTTCAGTGACTCAAAGGCTGGAAGGGCGTCAAAACGCAAATCTCAGTCCTATCCTGATGTCGCGTCCCGAAAGCGGCGCATAG
- a CDS encoding pyruvate dehydrogenase complex dihydrolipoamide acetyltransferase — protein MLIELRMPALSPTMEEGTLAKWLVKQGDEVKSGDLLAEIETDKATMEFEAVDEGTISSILVPPGTEGVKVGTVIALISAEGDDVNAKPAPKAEAPKAEAAPTPPVQTPSPKANVTEASGDRIIASPLARRLAATLGIDLSKVKGTGPNGRIVKADIEEAPQAATASATVAVAATSAPQAPAVQAAAKPVWFDDSIPHEIEKLSNIRKTIARRLTEAKQTIPHIYLTVDIRLDALLKLRAELNAGLESRGIKLSVNDLLIKALAVALEQTPKCNVTFLGNEMVSYKRADISVAVSTPSGLITPIIRDAANLSVSRISNEMKELAARAKEGKLQPHEYQGGTASLSNMGMYGIKQFEAVINPPQGMILAIGAGEKRPFVVDDALAIATVMSATGSFDHRAIDGSDGAQLMQVFKDLVEKPLGMMA, from the coding sequence ATGCTGATTGAACTCAGAATGCCCGCACTGTCTCCAACGATGGAGGAAGGCACGCTGGCCAAGTGGCTTGTGAAGCAGGGTGATGAGGTCAAGTCCGGAGACCTGTTGGCCGAGATCGAAACCGACAAGGCGACAATGGAATTCGAAGCCGTCGATGAAGGCACGATTTCCTCGATTCTGGTTCCTCCCGGCACGGAAGGGGTGAAGGTCGGAACCGTCATCGCCCTGATTTCTGCCGAGGGCGATGACGTGAATGCAAAGCCCGCCCCCAAGGCAGAGGCTCCCAAGGCTGAAGCGGCTCCGACGCCGCCAGTGCAAACGCCATCGCCAAAGGCAAATGTAACCGAGGCATCGGGCGATCGCATTATCGCATCGCCGCTTGCAAGGCGCCTTGCCGCGACGCTCGGTATCGATCTTTCGAAAGTGAAGGGCACCGGGCCGAATGGCCGGATTGTCAAAGCCGATATTGAGGAGGCGCCACAGGCAGCAACCGCAAGCGCGACCGTAGCCGTCGCGGCGACCTCAGCGCCGCAGGCTCCAGCCGTGCAGGCTGCAGCGAAACCCGTCTGGTTTGATGACAGCATCCCGCACGAAATCGAGAAACTCTCCAACATCCGCAAGACGATCGCGCGTCGCCTGACCGAAGCGAAGCAGACCATTCCGCATATCTATCTGACGGTCGATATCCGGCTCGATGCGCTGCTGAAACTGAGAGCCGAACTGAACGCAGGGCTTGAAAGTCGCGGCATCAAGCTTTCGGTCAATGACTTGCTGATCAAGGCGTTGGCGGTCGCGCTCGAACAGACGCCCAAATGCAATGTGACCTTCCTCGGCAATGAGATGGTCAGCTACAAGCGGGCGGATATCTCGGTTGCGGTTTCCACGCCGTCGGGCCTGATCACGCCGATCATTCGGGATGCTGCCAATCTGAGTGTCTCCAGAATTTCGAACGAGATGAAGGAACTCGCCGCCCGCGCCAAGGAGGGCAAGCTGCAACCGCACGAATATCAGGGTGGAACGGCCAGCCTTTCGAACATGGGCATGTATGGCATCAAGCAGTTCGAAGCGGTGATCAATCCGCCGCAAGGGATGATCCTAGCGATTGGGGCAGGTGAAAAGCGGCCCTTTGTCGTTGATGACGCATTGGCAATCGCGACAGTGATGAGTGCGACCGGGTCGTTCGATCACCGTGCAATTGATGGTTCGGATGGCGCGCAGCTGATGCAGGTGTTCAAGGACCTGGTGGAAAAGCCCTTGGGGATGATGGCATGA
- a CDS encoding ABC transporter ATP-binding protein encodes MIAARNLSLKLGGYTALQDVSADFRRGRVTAVIGANGAGKTSLIRSLAGLIIPQAGHVEIDGVALDALTHAHRARMIGYLPQDGEPAWNISGAELVSLGRLPHRSRFSLPSADDARAIERAMIATDTLGFAGRTIDTLSGGERARIKMARVLAGDPQWILADEPLANLDPPHQRDMLALFRAAAAEGKGVVTVLHQLDAASLADDLLILRSGEAVAHGPVREVLTNANLHLAFGMDFDIVEHADRLAIIARV; translated from the coding sequence ATGATCGCGGCTCGCAATCTGTCGCTGAAGCTGGGAGGATACACCGCACTGCAAGACGTCAGCGCCGACTTCCGGCGCGGCCGCGTGACGGCCGTGATTGGAGCCAATGGCGCCGGGAAGACCAGTCTCATCCGCTCGCTTGCTGGGCTGATCATCCCACAGGCAGGCCATGTCGAGATTGATGGCGTTGCTCTTGACGCGCTCACCCACGCCCACCGCGCGAGGATGATTGGATATCTGCCTCAGGATGGAGAGCCGGCTTGGAACATCTCCGGCGCAGAGTTGGTCTCCTTGGGACGCCTGCCGCACCGTAGTCGCTTCTCTCTCCCCTCTGCAGACGACGCCCGAGCGATCGAACGCGCAATGATTGCGACAGACACGCTTGGCTTTGCAGGCCGGACGATCGACACACTGTCGGGCGGCGAACGAGCGCGCATAAAAATGGCCCGAGTGTTGGCAGGAGACCCGCAGTGGATTCTCGCGGACGAACCATTGGCCAATCTAGATCCGCCGCATCAAAGAGACATGCTCGCCCTGTTTCGGGCTGCCGCAGCAGAAGGCAAAGGCGTCGTTACGGTCCTGCACCAGCTTGACGCCGCAAGTTTGGCCGACGACCTGTTGATTCTTCGGAGCGGCGAAGCGGTGGCACATGGGCCAGTGCGCGAAGTTTTGACGAACGCAAATCTGCATTTGGCATTCGGAATGGATTTCGACATTGTCGAACATGCCGACCGTTTGGCAATTATCGCTCGTGTCTGA
- a CDS encoding GAF domain-containing protein has translation MYEFSINTSSKPDLYRDLLAALDGLTASEPDPVANMANAAALIWEYLPALNWAGFYRLIDGELVLGPFQGKVACIRIALGKGVCGTAASTLKTQLVEDVHAFPGHIACDAASASELVVPILQNGRLIAVLDLDSPKPGRFDEQDANGCEAIAKLLSDRI, from the coding sequence ATGTATGAGTTTTCGATCAACACGAGTTCCAAGCCGGACCTTTACCGCGACCTGTTGGCGGCGCTCGATGGGCTGACGGCCAGCGAGCCCGATCCCGTGGCGAACATGGCCAATGCAGCGGCTCTCATCTGGGAATATCTGCCTGCACTCAACTGGGCCGGCTTTTATCGGCTCATTGACGGAGAGCTGGTGCTGGGGCCCTTTCAGGGAAAAGTGGCCTGCATCAGGATCGCTCTGGGCAAGGGGGTCTGCGGTACAGCGGCAAGCACGCTGAAGACCCAGCTCGTTGAAGACGTTCATGCGTTTCCCGGGCATATCGCGTGTGATGCGGCATCAGCGTCAGAGCTTGTCGTTCCGATCCTGCAAAACGGCCGATTGATCGCCGTGCTCGATCTGGACAGCCCGAAACCCGGCCGATTCGATGAGCAGGATGCCAATGGTTGCGAAGCAATAGCCAAGCTGCTGTCAGACAGAATCTGA
- the lpdA gene encoding dihydrolipoyl dehydrogenase, translating to MSANYDLIVLGSGPGGYVAAIRAAQLGLSTAIVERENLGGICLNWGCIPTKALLRSAEIYHYMQHAKDYGLVAEKISADIEAVVKRSRGVAKQLNQGVTHLMKKNKIAVHMGDGAITAPGKVTVTKDGKSEDLTAKNIIIATGARARDLPFAPADGQRIWTYRHAMVPPEMPTKLLVIGSGAIGIEFASFYNDMGAEVTVVEMLDRVVPVEDADVSEFLEKALTKQGMKIMTGAGVEKLSATAKGVSASIKAKDGKVVTTEFSHAIVAIGIVPNTENIGLEKLGVKTTKGHIDTDGMCRTNVPGIWAIGDVTAPPWLAHKASHEGVIAVEAIAGGHPHAMDPLNIPGCTYCHPQIASVGLTEAKAKEAGHKVKVGKFPFIGNGKAIALGEAEGFIKTVFDETTGELLGAHMIGAEVTELIQGYTIGKTLETTEQELMETVFPHPTLSEMMHESVLSAYGRALHI from the coding sequence ATGAGTGCAAACTACGACTTGATTGTTCTTGGATCTGGCCCTGGTGGCTATGTTGCTGCAATCCGTGCTGCGCAGCTTGGCTTGTCGACAGCAATCGTGGAGCGCGAGAACCTTGGCGGCATCTGCCTCAATTGGGGTTGCATCCCGACCAAGGCACTGCTGCGCTCGGCCGAAATCTATCACTATATGCAGCATGCCAAGGACTATGGTCTGGTCGCCGAAAAGATCAGCGCCGACATTGAGGCCGTGGTGAAGCGTTCACGCGGTGTGGCCAAGCAGCTCAACCAGGGCGTCACGCACCTGATGAAGAAGAACAAGATTGCGGTCCACATGGGCGATGGCGCCATTACGGCACCGGGTAAGGTGACCGTGACCAAGGACGGAAAGTCCGAGGACCTGACAGCGAAGAACATCATCATCGCAACAGGAGCCCGGGCGCGCGATCTGCCATTTGCCCCGGCCGATGGCCAGCGCATCTGGACATACCGGCACGCCATGGTTCCACCGGAAATGCCGACGAAATTGCTGGTTATCGGATCAGGCGCGATCGGAATTGAATTCGCGAGCTTCTACAATGACATGGGAGCCGAAGTAACTGTCGTTGAAATGCTCGATCGTGTCGTTCCGGTCGAGGATGCGGACGTTTCCGAATTCCTCGAAAAGGCTCTGACCAAGCAGGGCATGAAGATCATGACAGGGGCAGGCGTAGAAAAACTCTCTGCCACTGCCAAGGGAGTGTCCGCATCGATCAAGGCAAAAGACGGCAAGGTCGTGACGACGGAATTCAGCCACGCCATTGTTGCCATCGGCATTGTCCCGAACACTGAAAATATCGGGCTGGAAAAGCTTGGCGTGAAAACCACCAAGGGCCATATCGACACAGATGGCATGTGCCGGACCAATGTTCCTGGCATATGGGCCATTGGCGATGTGACTGCACCGCCCTGGCTGGCGCACAAGGCAAGCCATGAAGGCGTGATTGCGGTGGAAGCCATTGCAGGTGGTCACCCGCATGCGATGGATCCGCTCAATATCCCGGGCTGCACCTATTGCCACCCGCAGATCGCCAGCGTCGGGCTGACCGAAGCTAAAGCCAAGGAGGCCGGTCACAAGGTCAAGGTTGGGAAATTCCCCTTCATCGGCAATGGCAAGGCGATTGCGCTCGGCGAAGCGGAAGGATTCATCAAGACGGTGTTCGATGAAACAACCGGCGAACTCCTCGGTGCGCACATGATCGGTGCGGAGGTGACGGAGCTCATCCAGGGCTACACCATCGGCAAGACGCTCGAAACGACCGAGCAGGAGTTGATGGAAACGGTGTTCCCGCATCCGACTCTCTCCGAAATGATGCATGAAAGCGTGCTTTCGGCCTATGGCCGGGCGCTCCATATCTGA
- the arfB gene encoding alternative ribosome rescue aminoacyl-tRNA hydrolase ArfB, whose amino-acid sequence MLGPSPELPEAALEERFLAATGPGGQNVNKVATAVQIRLDVFALRLAPPVYARLKQLAGSRWTNEGEIVLTARSFRTQEANRADARERLLALLAKAHQAPVRRIKTKPSRTAKEKRLVGKAIRGDVKKGRSKVSFD is encoded by the coding sequence ATGCTTGGCCCTTCCCCTGAGCTGCCCGAAGCTGCGCTGGAGGAGCGTTTTCTCGCAGCGACCGGCCCCGGCGGGCAGAATGTCAACAAGGTGGCGACAGCAGTCCAAATCCGCCTCGACGTATTTGCCCTGAGACTAGCGCCCCCCGTCTATGCACGACTGAAGCAACTCGCGGGCAGTCGCTGGACGAACGAGGGCGAGATCGTGCTCACCGCGCGGAGCTTTCGGACGCAAGAGGCAAATCGTGCCGATGCCAGGGAACGTTTGCTCGCCCTTTTGGCCAAGGCCCATCAAGCGCCAGTGCGGCGGATCAAGACGAAACCCTCCCGTACGGCAAAGGAGAAACGGCTTGTCGGCAAGGCGATCCGCGGCGATGTCAAAAAAGGGCGCAGCAAGGTGAGTTTTGACTGA
- a CDS encoding beta-ketoacyl-ACP synthase III, whose translation MFEPVISATGLFTPAESISNDELVESFNRYVDQFNHENASTIEAGTIEPLQHSSVEFIEKASGIKSRFVLSKAPILDPEIMCPRLPERPNSEISVLAEIGVAAARDALARAGRKPEDVDAVLCACSNLQRAYPAIAVEIQDALGIQGFGFDMNVACSSATFGIQTAADFIRAGHARSVLVINPEICSGHLNWRDRDSHFIFGDVATAILIEEKSIAPARHWDILGTRLKTQFSNNIRNNFGFLNRTDPDTRDARDKLFVQEGRKVFKEVVPMVAELIVSQLEELAIAPASLRRMWLHQANAGMNRLIAARVLGHEASPDESPTVLDTYGNTSSAGSIIAFHLNSEDLNAGDLGLICSFGAGYSAGTVMLRKSG comes from the coding sequence ATGTTCGAACCCGTAATTTCTGCAACCGGTCTCTTTACGCCAGCGGAAAGCATTTCCAACGACGAGCTTGTCGAAAGCTTCAATCGCTACGTCGATCAATTCAATCATGAGAACGCCAGCACCATCGAAGCGGGTACGATTGAGCCTTTGCAACACAGTTCGGTCGAGTTCATTGAAAAGGCGAGCGGGATCAAATCGCGCTTTGTCCTTTCGAAGGCGCCGATCCTTGATCCCGAGATCATGTGCCCGCGCCTGCCTGAACGCCCCAATTCCGAAATTTCGGTGCTCGCCGAAATTGGTGTGGCCGCTGCACGTGATGCCCTCGCCCGCGCCGGTCGCAAGCCCGAGGACGTGGACGCCGTATTGTGCGCCTGTTCCAATCTGCAACGCGCTTACCCTGCCATAGCAGTCGAGATACAGGACGCCTTGGGTATTCAGGGCTTTGGTTTCGACATGAATGTTGCCTGCTCTTCGGCAACGTTCGGCATTCAGACCGCCGCAGACTTTATTCGCGCGGGCCATGCGCGATCGGTGCTCGTCATCAATCCTGAAATCTGTTCGGGACACCTCAACTGGCGTGATCGGGACAGCCATTTCATTTTCGGAGACGTCGCCACGGCGATTCTGATCGAAGAAAAAAGCATCGCACCGGCTCGCCACTGGGATATTCTTGGAACGCGGCTCAAGACGCAATTTTCCAATAATATCCGTAACAATTTTGGTTTCCTGAATCGCACTGATCCCGATACCCGCGATGCCAGGGACAAGCTCTTCGTCCAGGAAGGACGCAAAGTCTTCAAGGAAGTTGTGCCGATGGTCGCGGAACTGATCGTGTCACAGCTTGAGGAACTCGCGATTGCGCCGGCATCGCTTCGCCGCATGTGGCTCCACCAGGCAAACGCCGGAATGAATAGGCTCATCGCCGCACGCGTGCTGGGACATGAAGCCAGCCCGGACGAAAGTCCGACCGTGCTGGATACCTATGGCAATACATCATCTGCCGGCTCGATCATTGCCTTCCACCTGAACAGCGAAGACTTGAATGCAGGTGATCTGGGGCTGATCTGCTCGTTCGGTGCCGGCTATTCCGCTGGCACCGTGATGCTGCGCAAATCTGGTTAG